GTTCTAGTTTCTCATTCTCCCTCTCAGCAGCCAGCCTCTCCCGATCCTCCTCATGCTGGCCCTCCACCGAAACCTGCTCATGTTCAAGCTGCTGGGCCAGCCCTCTAGGCACCATCTGCATCTGACTATTTGGGCCCGTAAAAGACCTCTGGGTCCCACTGTCTGCTAAGGGGCTGTTCGACCCAGGCGACTCCAACGGAACACCTCACGTCGAACCCTGCTCCGACACGCTGATACGCACGTACCCTTCAGCATGTGACACGAACTCCTCCTCTCCCGCGCAAACTTCGTCCAAACCGATGTGCGTCCCGCACTCCTCTTTTCCCGCGCAGGTGCAGTCCAAATCGATGGAAAAGGGGCGCTCAGAGGGCCCCACTGACGAGCCAGAAGGGGATGCCTCTGATTGGCTCTGCACCTCTGTCTGACCCCCAACTCTGCGGTCTCAGGGATGAATGGCTCGGGATCAGCGATCGACAGCGTATCCGGCGCATCTTCCCACTGCACCTGGTCGGCAGCGTGTCCCGCCTCCAAAACGAGAGGCTCTCGAACTGCCACGTGCTTCGCTCCCAACGGCTCCAACACCTCAACCACGACTGGTCCAACCCACTTTTCTTTCCCTTCTCTCTGACCAAAGGTGGTCGCCTCTGCTGCTGGCTCTGCGGCTTTATCTACCAAGGTCTACCGCTGCTTTGTCTCGATGCCGCGCGTTTGAATGATCAAGGGCGCCGGACTTTTTACACCTGGCAGGGCCCCCCTCTTATCCGGCTCCGGCGCCGCTGCATGCACAGCCAGTCCGTGGCGACAATCCGGATCATCACACATCCGGGCTGCACCGCCACCACCTCCTGGGCCTCGACGACGACCAAGAACCCCGCGCGACCAAGCCAGGTTGAGCCAGGCCCTCTGAGGACCAGCGCCtctgcccccgccgccgccatcaGGCCCTCCGTCTCCAAGGTCCCTGGACCCCGCCGGCCCACCACCCAGCGACCCATGTGCCCGGATCTGGAACTCCTCGATCACCTCCTCCACCCTCACGACATGAACAAGGACGATGTACTAGAGGGTTTTGATCTCTCCGGTGACGCTCGTCACCGCCGCCGTACTGGATGGAGTTGGGTGCGCGCCCCTCCCGACATTGGCTCCGGGATCGCCAGCCTCCTGGCCACCGGTATCGCTTCCAAATCCGAAGTCCAAGCAGAGAGCTTGAAGAGGGAAAGGTCACGCCGCGCTTTCGTCTCCGGCGCAATCTCGTCAATGGCACAGCTCTTCCCGAGGAGGTCCACGACAACCGCGGTGTCCCAGGCGTGAGGGGGAATCCCTTCAATGACGATCAGCACATTGGTTGTCATCGGCACCAGACTGGCCTACGCTTGCCAGTTCCATTGCCTGAAAGAGAGCGTCGCGTCGGCAACGAGGACCGACGGCATCCCAGCGACATGGTTGTGGAGCTCCTCTGATTCGAACACGATGAGGAAGTCCTCAGGGGCGAACGCATGCACCGAGACCGTGCCCTCCGGCACGCCTCGCCAGCGCAGCGCCGCAGCCACTTGCTCGCAAGACACAGCTGGGGCCCTCCgacggaggcgaccatggagaACTGGAGCCTCTGCTCCAGGTCACACATGCCGGCCGTACGTCGCGCCGCACACAGCAGCGGCTGCACCGCGGGCAGCTCAGACTCAGCGATACGCACAGGCTCCCAAACCTGCTCCACAGCCAGAGGTGGCCATGCCTCCATGGGAGGCAGTCTCGACGTGAGGGGCGGTGGTGGTGGGGCAGGGGTAACGGCGGGGACGAGGAAGGTGGCGGGGGAGGTGGTGGGGGCGGCTATGGTGAAGGCGGCTTGAAGACGCGCTCGCTCGGTCTTCCCAGCCGCGCTCTCTCTGGCGACTTCCGTCGAGCCAGCTTGGCTAGCGCGgcctgccgcagctcctcctccgACGCCGACGACGGGCTCCTAGgcctcttgcaatccttggccgGGTGCCCCTTCTGCCAACACCGCATACACACCTCGGCGTTGGTACAGTCACGTTTGCGGTGCCCCAACAGGAAGCAGTGAAAACAcagtccggccatctccggcgacgCCGCGCCCCAGCCAGCCGCGCCCGCCTCGTTCCGCGCCTCGAGGTGGCGCGTCCACATCTTTCCCTTGGACGGCTTCGGCTGCTCCTGGATGAGGCGGTCGTGCACTCTTGCCCGCTCCTCCGGTGGGGCTTGCTCCCTCAGCTCCGGGCGCGGTGCCACACTCTCTCCCGACGACGCGGAGGAGAGGCCGAGCCCCGAGACATGGTCGTTGCGCCgcgacggctccgacgaggccGACGCAGGGCTTCCCTCCGGCGACCAGCGGCGCGAGAAGCCCGGgggtgggaggcgatggagtccaTGGTGGTGAGCTCGGGGAAGGTGGGGCAGGGCGGCGGCGGTGAAGAAACCCTACCTGAAGCTCTCACCTACCTCTCGCGCCTCCTGCTGGTTTCTTATTGGTATATCTTTAAAGAAACTGATGCAAGTTCAAGGTTCATACATGGATACTAGTGGTGAATGGTCTAGTGGCTGGCACCAAACTTTCTGGAAGGAAGATAAAAGGTGGAGTCATGTTTGTAGTGTGCGGCAAAACTGAATTCCTGGTGCACCACTTCTGGACTTGCCCCCACTTGGCCTCGGCATGGTCTTGCCTTGTTGAACAAAAAGGGATTAAACACGCCTCGCCCGTCCAAAAAAAAATTCGCTGCCATGCAGAATTGAAGAAATGGCTTCTGGATTGGACCGGGAAAGCGCATGTTGATCAGGTAACCTGGTTTGTCCTGATGGTTACAAGCTATGGCTACCACCAAACGATGCGCGGGAGTCAAGAATTATGGAAGATCCCAACGAAATTGTGACAACAACTATGGTTTTGGTCGATGAATGGATCGGAAAAGCACATGTTGATCAGGTAACCTGGCTGGTCATGATGGTTTACAAGCTATGGCTATCACGGAATTATGGATTGTTGATGTTGAAGGTGCGGAGTTTTTCTCGAGAATATGCTGAAGATGTACCTTATCTTTATAGAAGGCAGAATTTGATTACAAGACGACTACATCTCACTGCAAACAACAAGTGCAGTACGAACTCCACTCCAGGCTAGTCCCAAGACAGTCACCCCCGAAATTACAACTCTGACACAAAAAGCGTATCATAGAGGGTTGGATTTGGCACAAGATTGTCAGGTTGAAAAACTGATGTTGGAGACGGACAGTACTGGAGTGGCGGCTAAGTTGTGCAGGGTTGATCAAGAGAGGTCTCTTAATGGAGCTCTGGTTGAGGAAATAAAAAACCTGCAAAAATAAAGTTTCTAATGAGTGGTTTTGAGTAGCTCCCATCAGGATTGTGAACAAACTTGTGTTGGGTTTTTTTTTGATTGATAACTTCTATTGGATTTGGTTTCTGATTAATATATCGCAGCTTTTCTCTCTTAAATAAATAGTAAAAGAATTGGATAAGCATGTTTGCTAGCCATCAATTGTTTGGTGGCCGACACGACACTCATGCAGACTTCAGATATTTAACGGAGTACCCCTAAAAAAAAGATATTTAACGCAGTATTATCATCTCATTGTGCGAGCTTGATTTGGTATTTCAGTTCCAGATAAAACGCATGCTGTGCAACCTAAACAGCAGAGCACTTGATCATCAGCTACAGCAAAGAACAAACGAATAAAAATCCCATTATCAGCTCGCTAATACATCCGAGATCCCTCTATGTATGCGTTGGCCATGGCTGACCACGCACTactcgatcgatcgatcgatcagCCGTTGATGCTGGAGCAGAGCCGCCGGATCTCGCCGTCGGAGCCGGTCTTGACGCCAAGGCTGGTGAGCCTGGCGAACGAACCAACCCAGCTGCGAAAGAAGCTCTCCTGGCTCTGCGcgaacgccgccaccgtcgcgcgcGTTGTGGGGTTCTGCACCAGCAACGCGTCCGTGCGCAGCAGCCCCCGCCCGTCTAGCAGGTTGCTGAAGTACCGGTTGTCGAACGTCGCCGCCGACCCCTCGTCGCAGTCCACCGTCGCGCTCCCCGACGCCACGCACGTCCGCGCCAGCGTGGTTGCGTAGTCGGTGTTCATCGTGCCGTCCACGGGCACCATGCTCCCGTTCGCGTCCGGGTGGAACCGCTCCCAGAACGTGCCGCAGTGCGCCAACCCGATGGTGTGCCCACCTGCGTCATGCGCGGCGTCACCAGCCGTGAGATCGATGAAGCGACAGTGACCAGTCTACTTATCTAGGTGTGCTCGAGCGAGTTCGTACCTGATAGGGTCACAAGGTCGTCCAGGCTGAGCCCCTTGGAAGCGAAGCTGGCCGCCATGGCGTCGACGGAGAAGCCCGTATCGATGATGTCTCTTCTGACGTTGGACGCCAGGGAGACGACGCTGTCACGTCGCCCAAGGGAGACGGGCACCGACGGTCCTCCGGTCTGGTTTGGAAACACACAACCGAACATCAGTTCATGAATTAGCAGCAAGCTTTTGCTTGTCAGCTAAGTTGCTTCTCTGGGACAAATAAAGTTGTCAACAAATTTGGGTTTGTCAAGACTCGAGAACCTAGATTAGTCATCCAAAAGCACTAAAGAAGCAGAAACACTACATATTTTCAATTACTGAAACCTCAGTAGCTCTTATAGGTGAATTGTGGAAGCTATTGTAACTCTACTGGCCTGAAATTAGCAAATGCAGAGACAACTTTCAGAGCACATCGGTTGTAAAATTACAGAATCCCAGTTGGGTCCACTTTGTACCTCGCCATGATCACACTTAGGACCATCAATCTTGCCATACTAACCATGCACATGAATTGGCCAGGTCCCGAAAATAAGTTTGGATTTTGTTTAGTTGTAAGCTCTGCAGGGTCTCCCTCCCAATTGTATCACTCTGTTCTATATTGTAAGCCGTTTCAGCGAACTAAAATAGTTTCCTAAAATGGATTATGttatgagacggagggagtatgtcatTAAACAGACGTAATGGCTAATCCTATGTTTTAACTAGTCATTGTCACATATAGGACCATGACTACAGGGTTCATCCAAGATTTAGTCCTTGCAGCATTTAGTGATGAGTTTATGATGTTCTATACTATGCTCACCAAGTACTCATGATCGGTAGCACTTCATCGATTTCTACTTGGCATTCTGGGTTTAGTTAAAGTGACAATTTATCAAGTTTAACCAAGAATATAGGAAAACATATTAACAACTATAATACAAAAGGCATATAATATGAACATATAGTTTATGGTGATTCTGATAGTATATACTTCacattgtagatgttgatattttttattAAATATTTAGTCAAACTTTACAAAGTTTAACTTTCACTATAGCTAACACGATATAATTGTAAACGTGGCGAGTACTATCTATTCTCTTACTAGATTCAGTTATCGTGCCAAATTATTTGTATTTTGTTAGAATTGTAGCAAGAGAAAGCAGATATTGCAGCAAACTGAATGAGAGCAAATGGTGTCACTAGTTGCACTGGTACTTACCAATGTGACAGCATCTCTTGCAGCAAGGACTATAATGTCACTGCAAGAAACGGTTGCAGGGCACACGGCTTCGAGCAGCCTCTTGGCTTCATCGATCACATTGAACCCGCCGAGCGAGAGGTTCGCAGGATCAGTCATCTCTGAGCCGTCACCTTGTATCAGCACCGATGCGTCACATCCCTGaaacaaatttaaaaaaaaaagataACAATCCTGAAATGATTTCTGGCTCTGTGCTTGCATGCAAGTTTTCAGAAGCATGGTTAGCTGCAATTGCAAGATGTTTTTAACACATGCAGGAA
This region of Lolium perenne isolate Kyuss_39 chromosome 2, Kyuss_2.0, whole genome shotgun sequence genomic DNA includes:
- the LOC127335418 gene encoding peroxidase 46, with the protein product MDRRRQWSAVCAVLLLSALLAVASSQSPPKARAAKPAAPRPPARPARRPSIKPPAPKPPVHKPPSPATRQTPRPSAPPAPMPPSRPAASPASKPPPAAPAPTQKPSPAPAPKPSPPTPSPPPPAQKPAPPTPPPASAHNSSPKSSSLGLSPSFYALSCPGVELAVSNAVRSASTLDPTIPGKLLRMVFHDCFVEGCDASVLIQGDGSEMTDPANLSLGGFNVIDEAKRLLEAVCPATVSCSDIIVLAARDAVTLTGGPSVPVSLGRRDSVVSLASNVRRDIIDTGFSVDAMAASFASKGLSLDDLVTLSGGHTIGLAHCGTFWERFHPDANGSMVPVDGTMNTDYATTLARTCVASGSATVDCDEGSAATFDNRYFSNLLDGRGLLRTDALLVQNPTTRATVAAFAQSQESFFRSWVGSFARLTSLGVKTGSDGEIRRLCSSING